In Macaca nemestrina isolate mMacNem1 chromosome 11, mMacNem.hap1, whole genome shotgun sequence, a single window of DNA contains:
- the LOC105492679 gene encoding rho-related GTP-binding protein RhoE, which produces MKERRASQKLSSKSIMDPNQNVKCKIVVVGDSQCGKTALLHVFAKDCFPENYVPTVFENYTASFEIDTQRIELSLWDTSGSPYYDNVRPLSYPDSDAVLICFDISRPETLDSVLKKWKGEIQEFCPNTKMLLVGCKSDLRTDVSTLVELSNHRQTPVSYDQGANMAKQIGAATYIECSALQSENSVRDIFHVATLACVNKTNKNVKRNKSQRATKRISHMPSRPELSAVATDLRKDKAKSCTVM; this is translated from the exons ATGAAGGAGAGAAGAGCCAGCCAGAAATTGTCCAGCAAATCTATCATGGATCCTAATCAGAACGTGAAATGCAAGATAGTTGTGGTGGGAGACAGTCAGTGTGGAAAAACTGCGCTGCTCCATGTCTTCGCCAAGGACTGCTTCCCCGAG AATTATGTTCCTACAGTGTTTGAGAATTACACGGCCAGTTTTGAAATCGACACACAAAGAATAGAGTTGAGCCTGTGGGACACTTCGG GTTCTCCTTACTATGACAATGTCCGCCCCCTCTCTTACCCTGATTCGGATGCCGTGCTGATTTGCTTTGACATCAGTAGACCAGAGACCCTGGACAGTGTCCTCAAAAAG tGGAAAGGTGAAATCCAGGAATTTTGTCCAAATACCAAAATGCTCTTGGTCGGCTGCAAGTCTGATCTGCGGACAGATGTTAGTACATTAGTAGAACTCTCCAATCACAGGCAGACGCCAGTGTCCTATGACCAG GGGGCAAATATGGCCAAACAGATTGGAGCAGCTACTTATATCGAATGCTCAGCTTTACAGTCAGAAAATAGTGTCAGAGACATTTTTCACGTTGCCACCTTGGCATGTgtaaataagacaaataaaaacGTTAAGCGGAACAAATCACAGAGAGCCACAAAACGGATTTCACACATGCCTAGCAGACCAGAACTCTCGGCAGTTGCTACGGACTTACGAAAGGACAAAGCGAAGAGCTGCACTGTGATGTGA